Proteins from a single region of Bombus vancouverensis nearcticus chromosome 5, iyBomVanc1_principal, whole genome shotgun sequence:
- the LOC117159689 gene encoding uncharacterized protein LOC117159689 isoform X2 encodes MKYMLILFLQLLCIDLNNAREITHEDIKDAMLSLVHMMRENTEKLERHEARERQLGEQLKKAITVLTKRMSTIDSLKLQLTKLDEKVMGIEQLISQRDERERIQMQKTVDGLEDLESRLEGWLTDIENKVSEVNNRPDTTLPPLDNHAHIISKLNNTELLLMERISKTESLLKSEAIKLKEATNVQSGTTQALLTEIQDIGTRLSDLEVSLEKIKEQSQNIKKKLQEPQFDAILNIDNYTRMLPSIKKHLDDTSDQIKELPQITEMQTLHNETQTLLQEAKHTLKDIITKGLNNIENKLTESKDETKDNIGALRMDLANNAEHVNQELNDLEKGQSVIVSMADHVLDTKRRVEYGVHQILLEVGDLVKAQGTNINNTLNQRFDGISNDIMDNQNGALANLTTKMEQEMNQVWRQINVMYQQMTESAKALDKLHKQNEKYVNGTTSTMGGMETKVSEITKRMTEVDDNLNYLLGRLSLVTQEFNQIKTGLGNALDNIKASFKEVQDKANDLRHPGPHPIPENYKEFNESDNNKPDGIIKDIS; translated from the exons atgaaatatatgttAATACTATTTCTGCAGTTACTTTGTATAGATCTGAACAATGCTAGAGAAATTAC aCATGAAGATATTAAAGATGCAATGTTAAGTTTAGTACACATGATGCGAGAAAATACTGAAAAATTAGAAAGGCATGAGGCACGAGAACGTCAGCTGGGAGAACAATTAAAAAAAGCAATTACAGTATTGACAAAACGTATGTCAACTATCGATTCCTTAAAATTACAATTGACAAAACTTGATGAAAAAGTAATGGGAATAGAACAGTTAATCTCTCAG AGAGATGAACGAGAAAGAATACAAATGCAAAAGACTGTTGATGGTTTAGAAGATTTAGAAAGTCGTTTAGAGGGATGGCTTacagatattgaaaataaagtATCAGAAGTAAATAATAGACCAGATACTACATTACCTCCACTAGATAATCACGCTcatattatttcaaaattaaataatacagaATTATTGTTAATGGAGAGAATTTCAAAAACAGAGTCGCTTTTAAAATCTGaagcaataaaattaaaagaagccACAAATGTTCAATCAGGAACAACACAAGCATTATTGACTGAG ATCCAAGATATTGGTACAAGGCTTAGTGATCTCGAAGTTTCActggaaaaaattaaagaacaatcacaaaacataaaaaagaaattacaagAACCACAATTTGATGCCATCTTAAATATTGATAATTATACAAGAATGCTACCTTCTATAAAGAAACATTTAGATGATACTTCTGATCAAATTAAGGAATTACCACA gaTTACTGAAATGCAAACTCTACATAATGAAACTCAAACACTTTTGCAAGAAGCTAAGCATACATTAAAAGATATTATTACTAAAGGACTTAAtaacattgaaaataaattaacagaaagtaAAGATGAAACAAAAGATAATATAGGAGCACTTAG AATGGACTTGGCAAATAATGCTGAACATGTAAATCAAGAATTAAATGATCTTGAAAAAGGGCAATCTGTAATAGTATCAATGGCTGATCATGTCCTAGATACTAAAAGAAGAGTTGAATATGGTGTGCATCAAATTCTTCTAGAGGTAGGAGATTTAGTGAAAGCACAAggtacaaatattaataatactcTAAATCAAAGATTTGATGGCATATCAAATGATATTATGGACAATCAAAATGGAGCTTTAGCAAATTTAACTACTAAGATGGAACAAGAAATGAATCAG gtGTGGCGACAAATAAATGTCATGTATCAACAAATGACAGAAAGTGCAAAAGCATTAGACAAATTACATaagcaaaatgaaaaatatgttaatggTACAACTTCTACCATGGGTGGAATGGAAACTAAA GTAAGCGAAATAACAAAACGCATGACCGAAGTTGatgataatttaaattatctatTGGGAAGACTCTCATTGGTGACACAAGAATTTAATCAAATTAAAACAGGATTAGGTAATGCACTAGATAATATTAAAGCATCATTTAAAGAAGTTCAAGATAAAGCAAATGATTTAAGACATCCAGGACCACACCCAATACCTGAAAATTACAAAGAATTTAATGAATCTGATAACAATAAACCGGATG gaataataaaagatatttcataa
- the LOC117159689 gene encoding uncharacterized protein LOC117159689 isoform X3, which yields MKYMLILFLQLLCIDLNNAREITHEDIKDAMLSLVHMMRENTEKLERHEARERQLGEQLKKAITVLTKRMSTIDSLKLQLTKLDEKVMGIEQLISQRDERERIQMQKTVDGLEDLESRLEGWLTDIENKVSEVNNRPDTTLPPLDNHAHIISKLNNTELLLMERISKTESLLKSEAIKLKEATNVQSGTTQALLTEIQDIGTRLSDLEVSLEKIKEQSQNIKKKLQEPQFDAILNIDNYTRMLPSIKKHLDDTSDQIKELPQITEMQTLHNETQTLLQEAKHTLKDIITKGLNNIENKLTESKDETKDNIGALRMDLANNAEHVNQELNDLEKGQSVIVSMADHVLDTKRRVEYGVHQILLEVGDLVKAQGTNINNTLNQRFDGISNDIMDNQNGALANLTTKMEQEMNQVWRQINVMYQQMTESAKALDKLHKQNEKYVNGTTSTMGGMETKVSEITKRMTEVDDNLNYLLGRLSLVTQEFNQIKTGLGNALDNIKASFKEVQDKANDLRHPGPHPIPENYKEFNESDNNKPDVVKIK from the exons atgaaatatatgttAATACTATTTCTGCAGTTACTTTGTATAGATCTGAACAATGCTAGAGAAATTAC aCATGAAGATATTAAAGATGCAATGTTAAGTTTAGTACACATGATGCGAGAAAATACTGAAAAATTAGAAAGGCATGAGGCACGAGAACGTCAGCTGGGAGAACAATTAAAAAAAGCAATTACAGTATTGACAAAACGTATGTCAACTATCGATTCCTTAAAATTACAATTGACAAAACTTGATGAAAAAGTAATGGGAATAGAACAGTTAATCTCTCAG AGAGATGAACGAGAAAGAATACAAATGCAAAAGACTGTTGATGGTTTAGAAGATTTAGAAAGTCGTTTAGAGGGATGGCTTacagatattgaaaataaagtATCAGAAGTAAATAATAGACCAGATACTACATTACCTCCACTAGATAATCACGCTcatattatttcaaaattaaataatacagaATTATTGTTAATGGAGAGAATTTCAAAAACAGAGTCGCTTTTAAAATCTGaagcaataaaattaaaagaagccACAAATGTTCAATCAGGAACAACACAAGCATTATTGACTGAG ATCCAAGATATTGGTACAAGGCTTAGTGATCTCGAAGTTTCActggaaaaaattaaagaacaatcacaaaacataaaaaagaaattacaagAACCACAATTTGATGCCATCTTAAATATTGATAATTATACAAGAATGCTACCTTCTATAAAGAAACATTTAGATGATACTTCTGATCAAATTAAGGAATTACCACA gaTTACTGAAATGCAAACTCTACATAATGAAACTCAAACACTTTTGCAAGAAGCTAAGCATACATTAAAAGATATTATTACTAAAGGACTTAAtaacattgaaaataaattaacagaaagtaAAGATGAAACAAAAGATAATATAGGAGCACTTAG AATGGACTTGGCAAATAATGCTGAACATGTAAATCAAGAATTAAATGATCTTGAAAAAGGGCAATCTGTAATAGTATCAATGGCTGATCATGTCCTAGATACTAAAAGAAGAGTTGAATATGGTGTGCATCAAATTCTTCTAGAGGTAGGAGATTTAGTGAAAGCACAAggtacaaatattaataatactcTAAATCAAAGATTTGATGGCATATCAAATGATATTATGGACAATCAAAATGGAGCTTTAGCAAATTTAACTACTAAGATGGAACAAGAAATGAATCAG gtGTGGCGACAAATAAATGTCATGTATCAACAAATGACAGAAAGTGCAAAAGCATTAGACAAATTACATaagcaaaatgaaaaatatgttaatggTACAACTTCTACCATGGGTGGAATGGAAACTAAA GTAAGCGAAATAACAAAACGCATGACCGAAGTTGatgataatttaaattatctatTGGGAAGACTCTCATTGGTGACACAAGAATTTAATCAAATTAAAACAGGATTAGGTAATGCACTAGATAATATTAAAGCATCATTTAAAGAAGTTCAAGATAAAGCAAATGATTTAAGACATCCAGGACCACACCCAATACCTGAAAATTACAAAGAATTTAATGAATCTGATAACAATAAACCGGATG ttgtgaaaataaaataa
- the LOC117159689 gene encoding uncharacterized protein LOC117159689 isoform X1 — protein sequence MKYMLILFLQLLCIDLNNAREITHEDIKDAMLSLVHMMRENTEKLERHEARERQLGEQLKKAITVLTKRMSTIDSLKLQLTKLDEKVMGIEQLISQRDERERIQMQKTVDGLEDLESRLEGWLTDIENKVSEVNNRPDTTLPPLDNHAHIISKLNNTELLLMERISKTESLLKSEAIKLKEATNVQSGTTQALLTEIQDIGTRLSDLEVSLEKIKEQSQNIKKKLQEPQFDAILNIDNYTRMLPSIKKHLDDTSDQIKELPQITEMQTLHNETQTLLQEAKHTLKDIITKGLNNIENKLTESKDETKDNIGALRMDLANNAEHVNQELNDLEKGQSVIVSMADHVLDTKRRVEYGVHQILLEVGDLVKAQGTNINNTLNQRFDGISNDIMDNQNGALANLTTKMEQEMNQVWRQINVMYQQMTESAKALDKLHKQNEKYVNGTTSTMGGMETKVSEITKRMTEVDDNLNYLLGRLSLVTQEFNQIKTGLGNALDNIKASFKEVQDKANDLRHPGPHPIPENYKEFNESDNNKPDGKLLPHTNEHIFSPQIN from the exons atgaaatatatgttAATACTATTTCTGCAGTTACTTTGTATAGATCTGAACAATGCTAGAGAAATTAC aCATGAAGATATTAAAGATGCAATGTTAAGTTTAGTACACATGATGCGAGAAAATACTGAAAAATTAGAAAGGCATGAGGCACGAGAACGTCAGCTGGGAGAACAATTAAAAAAAGCAATTACAGTATTGACAAAACGTATGTCAACTATCGATTCCTTAAAATTACAATTGACAAAACTTGATGAAAAAGTAATGGGAATAGAACAGTTAATCTCTCAG AGAGATGAACGAGAAAGAATACAAATGCAAAAGACTGTTGATGGTTTAGAAGATTTAGAAAGTCGTTTAGAGGGATGGCTTacagatattgaaaataaagtATCAGAAGTAAATAATAGACCAGATACTACATTACCTCCACTAGATAATCACGCTcatattatttcaaaattaaataatacagaATTATTGTTAATGGAGAGAATTTCAAAAACAGAGTCGCTTTTAAAATCTGaagcaataaaattaaaagaagccACAAATGTTCAATCAGGAACAACACAAGCATTATTGACTGAG ATCCAAGATATTGGTACAAGGCTTAGTGATCTCGAAGTTTCActggaaaaaattaaagaacaatcacaaaacataaaaaagaaattacaagAACCACAATTTGATGCCATCTTAAATATTGATAATTATACAAGAATGCTACCTTCTATAAAGAAACATTTAGATGATACTTCTGATCAAATTAAGGAATTACCACA gaTTACTGAAATGCAAACTCTACATAATGAAACTCAAACACTTTTGCAAGAAGCTAAGCATACATTAAAAGATATTATTACTAAAGGACTTAAtaacattgaaaataaattaacagaaagtaAAGATGAAACAAAAGATAATATAGGAGCACTTAG AATGGACTTGGCAAATAATGCTGAACATGTAAATCAAGAATTAAATGATCTTGAAAAAGGGCAATCTGTAATAGTATCAATGGCTGATCATGTCCTAGATACTAAAAGAAGAGTTGAATATGGTGTGCATCAAATTCTTCTAGAGGTAGGAGATTTAGTGAAAGCACAAggtacaaatattaataatactcTAAATCAAAGATTTGATGGCATATCAAATGATATTATGGACAATCAAAATGGAGCTTTAGCAAATTTAACTACTAAGATGGAACAAGAAATGAATCAG gtGTGGCGACAAATAAATGTCATGTATCAACAAATGACAGAAAGTGCAAAAGCATTAGACAAATTACATaagcaaaatgaaaaatatgttaatggTACAACTTCTACCATGGGTGGAATGGAAACTAAA GTAAGCGAAATAACAAAACGCATGACCGAAGTTGatgataatttaaattatctatTGGGAAGACTCTCATTGGTGACACAAGAATTTAATCAAATTAAAACAGGATTAGGTAATGCACTAGATAATATTAAAGCATCATTTAAAGAAGTTCAAGATAAAGCAAATGATTTAAGACATCCAGGACCACACCCAATACCTGAAAATTACAAAGAATTTAATGAATCTGATAACAATAAACCGGATGGTAAGCTTTTACCACATACTAACGAACACATTTTTAGTCCTCAAATTAATTAa